A window from Balaenoptera musculus isolate JJ_BM4_2016_0621 chromosome 8, mBalMus1.pri.v3, whole genome shotgun sequence encodes these proteins:
- the SLC35C1 gene encoding GDP-fucose transporter 1 isoform X3, producing MALMGTSDPSGEAEASHEKPFVLRALQIALVVSLYWVTSISMVFLNKYLLDSPSLRLDTPIFVTFYQCLVTALLCKGLSSLATCCPGTMDFPTLRLDLRVARSILPLSVVFIGMITFNNLCLKYVGVAFYNVGRSLTTVFNVLLSYLLLKQTTSFYALLACSIIIGGFWLGVDQEGAEGTLSWTGTLFGVLASLCVSLNAIYTKKVLPAVDGSIWRLTFYNNVNACVLFLPLLLLLGELPALYNFPQLGSAHFWGMMTLGGLFGFAIGYVTGLQIKFTSPLTHNVSGTAKACAQTVLAVLYYEETKSFLWWMSNMMVLGGSSAYTWARGWEMKKIQEEPRPKEEEKSNVEV from the exons ATGGCACTGATGGGGACTTCCGACCCCTCCGGAGAGGCAGAGGCCAGCCACGAGAAGCCCTTTGTGCTGCGGGCACTGCAGATCGCTCTGGTAGTCTCTCTCTACTGGGTCACGTCCATCTCCATGGTGTTCCTTAACAAGTACCTGCTGGATAGCCCCTCCCTACGGCTGGACACCCCCATCTTCGTCACCTTCTACCAGTGCCTGGTGACCGCGCTGCTGTGCAAGGGCCTCAGCTCACTGGCCACCTGCTGCCCTGGTACCATGGACTTCCCTACCCTGCGCCTGGACCTCAGGGTGGCCCGAAGCATCCTGCCCCTGTCGGTGGTCTTCATTGGCATGATCACCTTCAATAACCTCTGCCTCAAATATGTGGGTGTGGCCTTCTACAACGTGGGCCGCTCACTCACCACCGTCTTCAATGTGCTGCTCTCCTACCTGCTGCTCAAGCAAACCACCTCCTTCTATGCCCTGCTCGCCTGCAGCATCATCATTG GTGGCTTCTGGCTTGGTGTGGACCAGGAGGGCGCAGAGGGTACCCTGTCTTGGACGGGCACCCTTTTTGGCGTGCTCGCCAGCCTCTGCGTCTCACTCAACGCCATCTACACCAAGAAGGTGCTCCCGGCGGTGGACGGCAGCATCTGGCGTCTGACCTTCTACAACAACGTCAACGCCTGCGTCCTCTTTCTGCCCCTGCTCCTGCTGCTGGGGGAGCTCCCGGCCCTCTACAACTTCCCCCAGCTGGGCAGCGCCCACTTCTGGGGCATGATGACGCTGGGCGGCCTGTTTGGCTTCGCCATCGGCTATGTAACAGGACTGCAGATCAAGTTCACCAGTCCCCTGACCCACAACGTGTCCGGCACAGCCAAAGCCTGCGCCCAGACGGTGCTGGCCGTCCTCTACTACGAGGAGACGAAGAGCTTCCTCTGGTGGATGAGCAACATGATGGTGCTGGGAGGCTCCTCCGCCTATacctgggccaggggctgggagatgaAAAAGATTCAGGAGGAGCCCCGCcccaaggaggaggagaagagtaACGTGGAGGTGTGA
- the SLC35C1 gene encoding GDP-fucose transporter 1 isoform X2, producing MNRASLKRSKILHMALMGTSDPSGEAEASHEKPFVLRALQIALVVSLYWVTSISMVFLNKYLLDSPSLRLDTPIFVTFYQCLVTALLCKGLSSLATCCPGTMDFPTLRLDLRVARSILPLSVVFIGMITFNNLCLKYVGVAFYNVGRSLTTVFNVLLSYLLLKQTTSFYALLACSIIIGGFWLGVDQEGAEGTLSWTGTLFGVLASLCVSLNAIYTKKVLPAVDGSIWRLTFYNNVNACVLFLPLLLLLGELPALYNFPQLGSAHFWGMMTLGGLFGFAIGYVTGLQIKFTSPLTHNVSGTAKACAQTVLAVLYYEETKSFLWWMSNMMVLGGSSAYTWARGWEMKKIQEEPRPKEEEKSNVEV from the exons ATGAACAGGGCCTCTCTGAAGCGGTCAAAGATCCTGCACATGGCACTGATGGGGACTTCCGACCCCTCCGGAGAGGCAGAGGCCAGCCACGAGAAGCCCTTTGTGCTGCGGGCACTGCAGATCGCTCTGGTAGTCTCTCTCTACTGGGTCACGTCCATCTCCATGGTGTTCCTTAACAAGTACCTGCTGGATAGCCCCTCCCTACGGCTGGACACCCCCATCTTCGTCACCTTCTACCAGTGCCTGGTGACCGCGCTGCTGTGCAAGGGCCTCAGCTCACTGGCCACCTGCTGCCCTGGTACCATGGACTTCCCTACCCTGCGCCTGGACCTCAGGGTGGCCCGAAGCATCCTGCCCCTGTCGGTGGTCTTCATTGGCATGATCACCTTCAATAACCTCTGCCTCAAATATGTGGGTGTGGCCTTCTACAACGTGGGCCGCTCACTCACCACCGTCTTCAATGTGCTGCTCTCCTACCTGCTGCTCAAGCAAACCACCTCCTTCTATGCCCTGCTCGCCTGCAGCATCATCATTG GTGGCTTCTGGCTTGGTGTGGACCAGGAGGGCGCAGAGGGTACCCTGTCTTGGACGGGCACCCTTTTTGGCGTGCTCGCCAGCCTCTGCGTCTCACTCAACGCCATCTACACCAAGAAGGTGCTCCCGGCGGTGGACGGCAGCATCTGGCGTCTGACCTTCTACAACAACGTCAACGCCTGCGTCCTCTTTCTGCCCCTGCTCCTGCTGCTGGGGGAGCTCCCGGCCCTCTACAACTTCCCCCAGCTGGGCAGCGCCCACTTCTGGGGCATGATGACGCTGGGCGGCCTGTTTGGCTTCGCCATCGGCTATGTAACAGGACTGCAGATCAAGTTCACCAGTCCCCTGACCCACAACGTGTCCGGCACAGCCAAAGCCTGCGCCCAGACGGTGCTGGCCGTCCTCTACTACGAGGAGACGAAGAGCTTCCTCTGGTGGATGAGCAACATGATGGTGCTGGGAGGCTCCTCCGCCTATacctgggccaggggctgggagatgaAAAAGATTCAGGAGGAGCCCCGCcccaaggaggaggagaagagtaACGTGGAGGTGTGA
- the SLC35C1 gene encoding GDP-fucose transporter 1 isoform X1: protein MQPGTGTCKPRASLKRSKILHMALMGTSDPSGEAEASHEKPFVLRALQIALVVSLYWVTSISMVFLNKYLLDSPSLRLDTPIFVTFYQCLVTALLCKGLSSLATCCPGTMDFPTLRLDLRVARSILPLSVVFIGMITFNNLCLKYVGVAFYNVGRSLTTVFNVLLSYLLLKQTTSFYALLACSIIIGGFWLGVDQEGAEGTLSWTGTLFGVLASLCVSLNAIYTKKVLPAVDGSIWRLTFYNNVNACVLFLPLLLLLGELPALYNFPQLGSAHFWGMMTLGGLFGFAIGYVTGLQIKFTSPLTHNVSGTAKACAQTVLAVLYYEETKSFLWWMSNMMVLGGSSAYTWARGWEMKKIQEEPRPKEEEKSNVEV, encoded by the exons ATGCAGCCGGGTACTGGGACGTGCAAGCCGCG GGCCTCTCTGAAGCGGTCAAAGATCCTGCACATGGCACTGATGGGGACTTCCGACCCCTCCGGAGAGGCAGAGGCCAGCCACGAGAAGCCCTTTGTGCTGCGGGCACTGCAGATCGCTCTGGTAGTCTCTCTCTACTGGGTCACGTCCATCTCCATGGTGTTCCTTAACAAGTACCTGCTGGATAGCCCCTCCCTACGGCTGGACACCCCCATCTTCGTCACCTTCTACCAGTGCCTGGTGACCGCGCTGCTGTGCAAGGGCCTCAGCTCACTGGCCACCTGCTGCCCTGGTACCATGGACTTCCCTACCCTGCGCCTGGACCTCAGGGTGGCCCGAAGCATCCTGCCCCTGTCGGTGGTCTTCATTGGCATGATCACCTTCAATAACCTCTGCCTCAAATATGTGGGTGTGGCCTTCTACAACGTGGGCCGCTCACTCACCACCGTCTTCAATGTGCTGCTCTCCTACCTGCTGCTCAAGCAAACCACCTCCTTCTATGCCCTGCTCGCCTGCAGCATCATCATTG GTGGCTTCTGGCTTGGTGTGGACCAGGAGGGCGCAGAGGGTACCCTGTCTTGGACGGGCACCCTTTTTGGCGTGCTCGCCAGCCTCTGCGTCTCACTCAACGCCATCTACACCAAGAAGGTGCTCCCGGCGGTGGACGGCAGCATCTGGCGTCTGACCTTCTACAACAACGTCAACGCCTGCGTCCTCTTTCTGCCCCTGCTCCTGCTGCTGGGGGAGCTCCCGGCCCTCTACAACTTCCCCCAGCTGGGCAGCGCCCACTTCTGGGGCATGATGACGCTGGGCGGCCTGTTTGGCTTCGCCATCGGCTATGTAACAGGACTGCAGATCAAGTTCACCAGTCCCCTGACCCACAACGTGTCCGGCACAGCCAAAGCCTGCGCCCAGACGGTGCTGGCCGTCCTCTACTACGAGGAGACGAAGAGCTTCCTCTGGTGGATGAGCAACATGATGGTGCTGGGAGGCTCCTCCGCCTATacctgggccaggggctgggagatgaAAAAGATTCAGGAGGAGCCCCGCcccaaggaggaggagaagagtaACGTGGAGGTGTGA